A DNA window from Mastomys coucha isolate ucsf_1 unplaced genomic scaffold, UCSF_Mcou_1 pScaffold21, whole genome shotgun sequence contains the following coding sequences:
- the Lmo1 gene encoding rhombotin-1 isoform X2 produces the protein MVLDQEDGVPMLSVQPKGKQKGCAGCNRKIKDRYLLKALDKYWHEDCLKCACCDCRLGEVGSTLYTKANLILCRRDYLRLFGTTGNCAACSKLIPAFEMVMRARDNVYHLDCFACQLCNQRFCVGDKFFLKNNMILCQMDYEEGHLNGTFESQVQ, from the exons ATGGTTTTGGACCAAGAGGACG GTGTGCCGATGCTCTCCGTCCAACCTAAGGGGAAGCAGAAGGGCTGCGCAGGCTGCAACCGCAAGATCAAGGACCGGTACCTGCTGAAGGCACTGGACAAGTACTGGCATGAGGATTGCCTCAAGTGTGCCTGCTGTGACTGTCGCCTGGGCGAGGTGGGCTCCACTCTCTACACCAAGGCCAACCTCATCCTGTGCCGGCGGGACTACCTGAG GCTTTTTGGCACCACAGGAAACTGTGCTGCCTGCAGCAAGCTGATCCCTGCTTTCGAGATGGTGATGCGGGCCCGAGACAATGTGTATCACCTTGACTGCTTTGCCTGCCAGCTCTGCAATCAGAG attttgtgTGGGAGACAAATTCTTCCTGAAGAACAACATGATCTTGTGCCAGATGGACTATGAGGAGGGGCATCTCAATGGCACCTTTGAATCCCAGGTTCAGTAA
- the Lmo1 gene encoding rhombotin-1 isoform X1: MMVLDKEDGVPMLSVQPKGKQKGCAGCNRKIKDRYLLKALDKYWHEDCLKCACCDCRLGEVGSTLYTKANLILCRRDYLRLFGTTGNCAACSKLIPAFEMVMRARDNVYHLDCFACQLCNQRFCVGDKFFLKNNMILCQMDYEEGHLNGTFESQVQ, translated from the exons ATGATGGTGCTGGACAAGGAGGACG GTGTGCCGATGCTCTCCGTCCAACCTAAGGGGAAGCAGAAGGGCTGCGCAGGCTGCAACCGCAAGATCAAGGACCGGTACCTGCTGAAGGCACTGGACAAGTACTGGCATGAGGATTGCCTCAAGTGTGCCTGCTGTGACTGTCGCCTGGGCGAGGTGGGCTCCACTCTCTACACCAAGGCCAACCTCATCCTGTGCCGGCGGGACTACCTGAG GCTTTTTGGCACCACAGGAAACTGTGCTGCCTGCAGCAAGCTGATCCCTGCTTTCGAGATGGTGATGCGGGCCCGAGACAATGTGTATCACCTTGACTGCTTTGCCTGCCAGCTCTGCAATCAGAG attttgtgTGGGAGACAAATTCTTCCTGAAGAACAACATGATCTTGTGCCAGATGGACTATGAGGAGGGGCATCTCAATGGCACCTTTGAATCCCAGGTTCAGTAA